One Pectobacterium polaris DNA window includes the following coding sequences:
- the pldB gene encoding lysophospholipase L2 has protein sequence MIQRHNTFVTAELLTPESLAAGLLTREAQFAAFATGELLDFWRQREEGEFSGVDDVPIRFVRFTAPQHDKIVVVFSGRIESYVKYSEVAYDLFHRGYDVLIMDHRGQGRSGRVLQDGHRGHVVRFSDYVDDAETLCQQHIGPKHYTRRFALAHSMGGAILAQLLIRQPETFDAVALCAPMFGIRLPLPHCIAGWIVDWAERRPAIRDYYAIGTGQWRPLPYRMNVLTHSRERYQRSIRFYADSPDLRIGGPTYHWVREAIQAGKQLVAQANAITTPLLLLQAGEERVVDNRSQNAFCQTLAQNGNANSNGVLQVIPGARHEILFETDNLRAKAFALIFAHFARYH, from the coding sequence ATGATTCAACGCCACAATACGTTTGTAACAGCTGAATTGTTAACGCCTGAATCGTTAGCGGCAGGTCTGTTAACGCGAGAAGCGCAGTTTGCCGCTTTTGCTACCGGAGAATTACTGGATTTCTGGCGTCAGCGCGAAGAGGGCGAATTCTCTGGCGTTGATGATGTACCGATCCGGTTTGTTCGCTTTACCGCGCCCCAGCACGACAAGATTGTCGTTGTCTTTTCAGGCCGTATCGAAAGCTATGTCAAATATAGCGAAGTCGCTTATGACCTCTTTCATCGCGGCTATGATGTGCTCATCATGGATCACCGTGGGCAAGGGCGATCGGGTCGGGTGCTGCAAGACGGACACCGTGGACACGTCGTGCGCTTCAGTGATTATGTCGATGATGCCGAAACGCTGTGTCAGCAGCATATTGGCCCGAAGCACTATACCCGTCGGTTTGCTTTAGCGCATTCAATGGGGGGCGCGATTCTGGCGCAGCTTCTGATTCGTCAACCTGAGACGTTTGATGCCGTCGCGCTGTGTGCGCCGATGTTTGGCATTCGTTTGCCGCTTCCCCATTGCATCGCGGGCTGGATTGTCGATTGGGCGGAACGTCGCCCAGCAATACGCGATTACTACGCTATCGGCACCGGACAGTGGCGTCCTTTGCCTTATCGGATGAATGTGCTGACGCACAGCCGTGAGCGCTACCAGCGCAGCATTCGATTTTATGCGGATTCACCGGATTTGCGCATCGGCGGCCCGACCTATCATTGGGTGCGGGAGGCGATACAGGCGGGGAAACAGCTAGTGGCACAGGCCAACGCCATCACTACGCCGCTTCTGCTGCTACAGGCGGGAGAGGAACGCGTGGTGGATAACCGCAGCCAGAATGCGTTTTGCCAGACACTGGCACAGAACGGTAACGCCAATTCAAACGGCGTTTTGCAGGTGATACCCGGTGCGCGGCACGAAATCCTCTTTGAAACGGATAACCTCCGCGCTAAGGCATTTGCGCTGATTTTTGCGCACTTTGCGCGTTATCATTAA
- the rhtB gene encoding homoserine/homoserine lactone efflux protein, giving the protein MTLDWWLTYLLTTLILSLSPGSGAINTMSTGISHGYRGAAASICGLQVGLAIHIVLVGIGLGALLNQSVLAFDMLKWLGAAYLIWLGIQQWRAAGALDLQAIASAMPRRRLFKRAVLVNLTNPKSIVFLAALFPQFIIPHQPQAAQYLVLGITTVVVDIIVMIGYATLATRIAGWLKGPRQMKTLNRIFGSLFVLVGALLATARKA; this is encoded by the coding sequence ATGACATTGGATTGGTGGTTAACCTACTTACTCACAACGCTTATTCTCAGCCTGTCGCCCGGCTCTGGTGCCATCAACACCATGAGCACCGGAATTAGCCACGGCTATCGCGGTGCGGCGGCCTCGATCTGTGGTTTACAGGTCGGGCTGGCGATTCATATCGTGCTGGTCGGCATTGGGTTAGGCGCGTTGCTTAACCAGTCTGTACTGGCTTTCGATATGCTGAAATGGCTGGGCGCGGCTTATCTGATTTGGCTGGGGATTCAGCAATGGCGCGCCGCAGGCGCTCTGGATCTTCAGGCAATCGCCAGCGCGATGCCACGTCGCAGGCTCTTTAAACGCGCGGTGCTGGTGAATCTAACCAACCCAAAAAGCATCGTGTTTCTGGCAGCGCTGTTCCCGCAGTTCATTATTCCCCACCAGCCGCAGGCCGCACAGTATCTGGTGTTGGGCATCACCACCGTGGTGGTCGATATCATCGTGATGATTGGCTACGCCACGCTGGCCACGCGTATCGCCGGATGGCTGAAAGGCCCACGGCAGATGAAGACGCTCAACCGGATATTTGGTTCACTGTTCGTGCTGGTTGGCGCGTTACTCGCTACGGCGAGAAAGGCCTGA
- the rhtC gene encoding threonine export protein RhtC, translating into MLMLFMTVALVHFIALMSPGPDFFFVSQTAASRSRREAMMGVLGISLGVMVWAAIALLGLHLLLQKMAWLHTAVTVGGGLYLCWMGWQMLCSARNKAQLETTQEKAVVLPQRGKTFMRGLLTNLANPKALIYFGSVFSLFVGDSVGSGARWGLFALISIETLLWFSLVAMVFALPTMRRGYQRLAKWVDGVAGVLFTGFGLHLIFSR; encoded by the coding sequence ATGCTGATGCTATTTATGACGGTGGCGCTGGTGCATTTCATTGCGCTGATGAGCCCGGGACCGGATTTCTTTTTCGTTTCACAGACTGCGGCCAGCCGTTCCCGCCGTGAAGCGATGATGGGCGTGTTAGGTATTTCTCTGGGCGTTATGGTCTGGGCAGCTATCGCGCTGCTGGGGCTGCACCTGCTGTTGCAAAAAATGGCCTGGCTGCATACAGCCGTTACCGTCGGCGGCGGGTTGTACCTGTGCTGGATGGGCTGGCAGATGCTGTGCTCCGCACGAAATAAAGCACAGCTGGAAACCACGCAGGAGAAGGCGGTGGTACTGCCTCAGCGCGGTAAAACCTTCATGCGCGGATTGTTGACGAATCTGGCGAATCCGAAGGCGCTGATCTATTTCGGCAGCGTGTTCTCGCTGTTTGTCGGCGACAGCGTCGGCAGCGGTGCGCGTTGGGGCTTGTTTGCGCTGATCTCAATTGAAACGCTGCTCTGGTTCAGCCTGGTCGCGATGGTTTTCGCCCTACCGACAATGCGTCGTGGCTATCAGCGTCTGGCGAAATGGGTGGATGGCGTGGCGGGCGTGCTGTTTACCGGGTTCGGCCTGCACCTGATTTTCTCTCGCTAA